A genomic stretch from Limnobacter thiooxidans includes:
- a CDS encoding acyl-CoA dehydrogenase family protein, with product MDFSLTPELKSLQLEVRAFVAEHIIPLEKDARQTAHGPSEDLREELVGLARRAGLLTPHASVELGGRGWTHMQKAIAFEEAGYSTLGPTAMNIHAPDEGNIHLLEVVATPAQKERWLKPMVQGKIRSCFAMTEPAPGAGADPSMMQTTAVKDGDHYVINGDKWFITGADGASFAIIMAKMEDGTATMFLSDMNVPGIEHVRTMDAMDACFTGGHGVLKFTNLRVPASDVLGEVGKGFRYAQVRLAPARLTHCMRWLGQARRAHDIALNYARNRQAFGVQLGAHEGVSFMLADNEIDLHTARLHIWHTAWMLDQGERCNFESSRAKVACSEAEWRVVDRSVQILGGQGVTGETIVSRIFTDMRAFRIYDGPSEVHRFSMGKKMIAGREGH from the coding sequence ATGGATTTTTCCCTGACACCTGAATTGAAATCGCTGCAGCTGGAAGTGCGTGCGTTTGTTGCCGAGCACATCATTCCGCTGGAGAAAGATGCACGCCAAACTGCGCACGGCCCGTCTGAAGATTTGCGTGAAGAACTGGTTGGCCTTGCACGCAGGGCAGGTTTGCTGACACCACATGCATCGGTTGAACTGGGTGGCCGCGGCTGGACCCACATGCAAAAGGCGATTGCGTTTGAAGAGGCGGGTTATTCCACGCTGGGCCCCACGGCCATGAACATTCACGCACCCGATGAAGGCAATATTCACTTGCTGGAAGTGGTGGCCACACCCGCGCAAAAAGAACGCTGGTTAAAGCCCATGGTGCAGGGAAAAATCCGTTCCTGTTTCGCAATGACCGAGCCTGCACCCGGTGCGGGGGCAGACCCATCGATGATGCAAACCACGGCCGTGAAAGACGGTGACCACTACGTGATCAATGGCGACAAGTGGTTTATCACTGGTGCCGACGGTGCAAGCTTTGCCATCATCATGGCGAAGATGGAAGACGGTACGGCCACCATGTTTTTAAGCGACATGAATGTGCCGGGCATTGAACATGTGCGCACCATGGACGCGATGGACGCCTGCTTCACCGGCGGCCACGGCGTGTTGAAATTCACGAATTTGCGCGTACCTGCCAGCGATGTGCTGGGCGAAGTGGGCAAGGGCTTTCGCTATGCGCAGGTGCGCCTTGCCCCGGCACGGCTGACCCACTGCATGCGCTGGTTGGGGCAAGCCCGACGCGCCCACGACATTGCGCTGAATTACGCCCGCAACCGGCAGGCCTTTGGTGTGCAACTGGGTGCGCACGAAGGCGTGAGCTTCATGCTGGCCGACAATGAAATTGATTTGCACACGGCACGCCTGCACATTTGGCACACAGCCTGGATGCTGGATCAAGGCGAGCGCTGCAATTTTGAATCAAGCCGCGCGAAGGTGGCGTGTTCTGAAGCCGAGTGGCGGGTTGTGGATCGCAGCGTTCAAATTCTGGGCGGGCAGGGTGTGACTGGTGAAACCATTGTCAGCCGGATCTTCACCGACATGCGTGCCTTCCGGATTTACGACGGCCCCAGCGAAGTGCACCGATTCAGCATGGGCAAGAAAATGATTGCCGGGCGTGAGGGGCATTGA
- a CDS encoding pirin family protein, translating to MNKIKRIELRTADLGEGMLVKRALPSRQQRMVGAWCFLDHAGPVHFESGKGMHVAAHPHTALQTFTWLIDGEVLHKDSMGNELIIRPGQVNLMTAGRGIVHTEDSIVNSPNLHAAQLWIALPETLADCEPDFAHYSELPLWHSAGVQFTLLAGSYGEFQSPTAVHSPILGMDLLSVSGGVAKLQLNPEFEYGFLTLTGQVNVQGESYSIDEFAYLEKGGSTLELELGTDSRVLLLGGVPFEKPVQMWWNFVGHSKEAIAAAQQAWEQGNSRFGAVKDPASPTGESLRLTAPVLPWK from the coding sequence ATGAACAAAATCAAACGAATTGAACTTCGCACTGCCGATTTGGGCGAAGGCATGTTGGTGAAACGTGCCTTGCCCAGCAGACAGCAACGCATGGTAGGTGCATGGTGTTTTCTTGACCACGCAGGCCCTGTACATTTTGAGTCAGGCAAGGGCATGCACGTGGCCGCCCATCCTCACACGGCACTGCAAACTTTCACCTGGTTGATTGATGGCGAAGTGTTGCACAAGGACAGCATGGGCAATGAATTGATTATTCGCCCCGGACAGGTGAATTTGATGACAGCGGGTCGTGGCATTGTGCACACTGAAGATTCAATCGTGAACAGTCCGAACTTGCATGCGGCTCAATTGTGGATTGCCTTGCCCGAGACGCTGGCCGATTGCGAACCCGATTTCGCACATTACTCCGAATTGCCGTTGTGGCATTCAGCCGGTGTGCAGTTCACCTTGCTGGCTGGAAGCTATGGTGAATTCCAGTCACCCACCGCAGTCCATTCTCCAATACTGGGTATGGATTTGTTGAGCGTGTCAGGCGGCGTGGCCAAGTTACAGCTGAACCCGGAGTTCGAGTACGGTTTTTTGACATTGACCGGACAGGTGAATGTGCAAGGAGAATCGTATTCGATTGATGAGTTCGCCTATCTGGAAAAGGGTGGCTCGACTCTTGAATTGGAATTGGGAACTGATTCGCGCGTGTTGCTGCTGGGTGGCGTTCCATTCGAAAAACCTGTTCAAATGTGGTGGAATTTTGTGGGGCACAGCAAAGAAGCCATTGCAGCGGCACAGCAAGCCTGGGAGCAAGGGAATTCCCGTTTTGGCGCTGTGAAAGATCCCGCATCGCCGACTGGTGAGTCACTGCGTTTAACGGCACCTGTACTTCCCTGGAAATAG
- the ycaC gene encoding isochorismate family cysteine hydrolase YcaC: protein MSKPYIRLDKNNAAVLLVDHQAGLLSLVRDMDPDRFKNNVLALADLSKYFNLPTILTTSFETGPNGPLVPELKEIFPDAPYIARPGQINAWDNNEFLDAVKATGKKQLIIAGVVTEVCVAFPTLSALEEGYEVFVVTDASGTFNEMTRNSAWERMSNAGAQLMTWFGVACELHRDWRNDIEGLGALFSNHIPDYRNLITSYTALTK from the coding sequence ATGAGCAAACCTTACATTCGTCTTGATAAAAACAATGCTGCTGTGTTGTTGGTTGATCATCAGGCAGGCTTGCTTTCGCTGGTGCGCGACATGGATCCTGACCGTTTCAAGAACAATGTGCTGGCTTTGGCTGATCTCTCCAAATACTTCAATTTGCCCACAATTTTGACCACGAGTTTTGAGACCGGACCCAACGGCCCCTTGGTACCGGAGCTGAAAGAAATTTTTCCCGACGCACCTTACATTGCACGCCCTGGGCAAATCAACGCATGGGACAACAACGAGTTTTTGGACGCTGTGAAAGCCACTGGCAAAAAGCAGTTGATCATTGCTGGTGTGGTCACCGAAGTGTGTGTTGCATTCCCAACGTTGTCAGCACTTGAAGAGGGTTACGAGGTTTTTGTGGTGACCGATGCTTCAGGCACTTTCAATGAAATGACTCGCAACTCAGCTTGGGAGCGCATGAGCAATGCAGGCGCGCAGTTGATGACGTGGTTTGGTGTGGCCTGTGAACTGCACCGTGATTGGCGCAATGACATTGAAGGTTTGGGCGCGCTGTTCTCAAATCACATTCCTGATTACCGAAACCTGATTACCAGCTACACAGCACTGACGAAGTAA
- a CDS encoding LysR family transcriptional regulator, translating into MDLNDLYYFAKVVEHQGFSAAARALGIPKSKVSRRISELEKRLNAQLLYRSTRKLHITEIGKAYYQHCKAMLIEAESAEELIEHNHAEPRGLIRLTCPIALLHAHIGDMLAEFLLKYPQVTVHMEASNRRVDVIAEGVDLAIRVRPLPLESSDLVLKILSDRGLCLVASPALIKQQGIPKHPAELKAWPSLGLGQTQSHSQNNFEWCLHHENGDQIVVPYSPRLVTTDMVALRASAIAGVGVVQLPNLMVPNQLASGELQRVLPDWSPRREIIHVVFPSRRGILPAVRALIDFLCEKYDSFEEA; encoded by the coding sequence ATGGATTTGAATGACCTTTATTACTTCGCCAAAGTGGTGGAACACCAAGGTTTCTCAGCTGCTGCCAGGGCTCTTGGAATTCCAAAATCAAAAGTGAGCCGCCGAATCTCTGAACTGGAAAAGCGTCTTAATGCCCAATTGCTCTACCGTTCCACCCGAAAGTTGCACATTACAGAAATAGGCAAGGCCTACTATCAACACTGCAAAGCCATGTTGATCGAGGCAGAAAGTGCAGAGGAACTGATTGAACACAACCATGCCGAACCACGTGGCCTGATCCGGCTGACCTGCCCCATCGCGCTGTTGCATGCCCACATAGGCGACATGCTTGCGGAGTTCCTGTTGAAATACCCCCAGGTGACCGTGCACATGGAAGCCAGCAATCGACGCGTAGATGTGATCGCTGAAGGTGTGGACCTGGCCATTCGCGTTCGACCCTTGCCTCTTGAAAGCAGTGATCTGGTACTGAAGATCTTGTCGGATCGGGGACTGTGCCTGGTAGCTTCTCCAGCGCTTATAAAACAACAGGGGATACCCAAACATCCTGCCGAATTGAAAGCTTGGCCAAGCTTGGGGCTGGGTCAAACCCAAAGCCATTCTCAGAACAACTTCGAATGGTGCCTTCACCATGAAAACGGCGATCAGATTGTTGTTCCTTACTCGCCCAGGCTGGTGACCACCGACATGGTTGCCTTGCGCGCAAGCGCGATAGCCGGTGTGGGTGTAGTACAGCTTCCTAACCTTATGGTTCCCAATCAACTGGCCAGCGGGGAGTTACAGAGAGTACTACCGGATTGGTCGCCGCGGCGGGAGATAATTCACGTTGTATTCCCCTCTCGCCGAGGTATTTTGCCGGCGGTTCGAGCACTCATTGATTTCTTGTGCGAAAAATATGATTCATTTGAAGAAGCTTGA
- a CDS encoding enoyl-CoA hydratase/isomerase family protein produces MSASVSFRTIKTASNHLFGHAILDNPEALNALTLQMIDLLDPQLKAWAEDESIAGVVLGAKGDKAFCAGGDVVSLHHACKRVGAGHVPPEAATFFEHEYRLDYRIHNYPKPLLCWAHGIVMGGGVGLMVGASHRVVSPNARIAMPEVHIGLYPDVGGSWFLQRMPKSTGLFMGLTGAIVNAGDALQGQLADHVIAHEHYSDVLTAITETEWTGNDLANHDLLSKLLTKFASAAPTGLLEQHAETIEAIVQADSLEEIANGLHELAGHSDPWLARAGQSFVHGSPTSAVLAFELQKRLADASLGDVLRLEYQAALGCCAHPDFAEGVRALLVDKDKSPRWQTLNFGDDNTAVVDEILKPSFEGPHPLADLV; encoded by the coding sequence ATGTCTGCATCCGTATCTTTCCGCACCATCAAAACCGCCAGCAATCATTTGTTTGGTCATGCGATTTTAGACAACCCCGAGGCATTGAATGCACTCACTCTGCAGATGATCGACTTGCTCGATCCTCAATTAAAAGCCTGGGCTGAAGACGAATCAATTGCTGGGGTGGTATTGGGCGCAAAAGGCGACAAAGCATTTTGTGCAGGCGGCGATGTAGTGTCACTTCACCACGCCTGCAAACGCGTGGGCGCAGGCCATGTACCCCCTGAAGCTGCCACTTTCTTCGAGCACGAATACCGGCTGGATTACCGCATTCACAACTATCCCAAACCCCTGCTTTGCTGGGCGCATGGCATTGTCATGGGCGGCGGCGTTGGCCTGATGGTCGGTGCTTCGCACCGCGTGGTCAGCCCCAATGCCCGAATCGCCATGCCCGAAGTTCACATTGGCCTGTATCCGGATGTGGGTGGCAGCTGGTTTCTGCAACGCATGCCAAAAAGCACGGGTTTGTTCATGGGCCTGACTGGCGCCATTGTCAATGCAGGAGATGCACTGCAAGGGCAGCTTGCTGACCATGTTATTGCACATGAACATTACAGCGATGTACTTACTGCCATTACAGAAACAGAATGGACTGGTAATGATCTTGCCAACCACGATTTGCTGAGCAAGCTGTTGACGAAGTTCGCCAGCGCAGCACCCACAGGCCTGCTGGAACAACACGCTGAAACCATTGAGGCCATTGTTCAAGCCGATTCACTTGAGGAAATCGCCAACGGACTTCACGAACTGGCTGGGCACTCTGACCCCTGGCTCGCGCGTGCGGGTCAGTCATTCGTTCATGGCTCACCAACTTCTGCGGTGCTGGCCTTCGAGTTGCAAAAAAGGTTGGCTGACGCAAGCCTGGGCGATGTGTTGCGGCTTGAATACCAGGCTGCGTTAGGTTGCTGTGCACACCCGGACTTTGCAGAAGGGGTGCGGGCCTTGCTGGTGGACAAGGACAAATCACCACGCTGGCAAACACTGAATTTTGGTGATGACAACACAGCAGTGGTCGATGAAATCCTGAAACCCAGTTTTGAAGGCCCACACCCCTTGGCTGATCTGGTGTGA
- a CDS encoding alpha/beta hydrolase family protein translates to MQGKTRKQLLPSLLLTSVLAGLLTLTACSSDTSPVATNATNTTPQEVPFTGAPIMLDLSCDQATYPSAKMLQCELGNVARTLEANLEQLNPLFVAQQIQQTGANIQFLLQRSLQDPSWNLPPAIGNSPVTPLCAAGAGPCVGDPFRYPGVNGPDGDVFYTQEAEVTPVVYYDQGCARISGQVWKPRTTGNSTLPAVIIKNGSVQANEALYWWAAQALVRAGYMVLTNDPRGQGLSDFATPTGEQGGNVNGKVFYEGLVNDIDFLMSTPGKPYPHEQRCTGTYPTATQAFNPFHAQLDPNRIGAAGHSYGAGGVSWVQSYGAPDSRPWPGLLSPTNPLKAIVAWDALGSRNTPAAATLTSLIDSSTVNRLPLVGLLTMPQDAPPISPRVPALGFTSEYGFTPVPFVRNMPRDEHLAGFKEWSAANVPAFNITIAGSTHLDYSPGPALPASSWCKEIKNNACVGGWAQPMITHYTVAWFDRFLKVPGEKGFADADARLLDDATWAERMSFHFASARKFSTRDGRRVATEDIRLSYAEK, encoded by the coding sequence GTGCAAGGCAAAACCAGAAAACAACTTTTACCTTCCTTGCTGCTCACCAGCGTGCTTGCGGGCCTGCTCACACTCACGGCTTGCAGTTCAGACACCAGCCCTGTAGCCACCAACGCCACAAACACCACGCCACAGGAAGTGCCCTTCACTGGTGCACCCATCATGCTGGACTTGAGTTGCGACCAGGCCACTTACCCCTCTGCAAAAATGCTGCAGTGTGAACTGGGCAATGTAGCCCGCACACTGGAAGCCAATCTGGAGCAACTCAACCCACTGTTTGTCGCGCAGCAAATTCAGCAAACCGGCGCAAACATCCAGTTTCTGCTGCAACGCAGCCTGCAGGACCCCAGCTGGAACCTGCCACCGGCAATCGGCAACAGCCCAGTCACCCCGCTTTGTGCTGCCGGTGCAGGACCTTGCGTGGGCGACCCATTTCGCTACCCTGGCGTGAACGGCCCCGATGGCGATGTGTTTTACACGCAGGAAGCAGAAGTCACACCCGTGGTGTATTACGACCAAGGCTGCGCCCGCATTTCCGGGCAAGTGTGGAAACCCAGAACAACCGGCAACTCAACACTGCCAGCCGTCATCATCAAAAATGGTTCGGTGCAGGCCAATGAAGCCCTGTACTGGTGGGCTGCGCAAGCGCTGGTGCGTGCCGGTTACATGGTGTTGACCAACGATCCACGTGGACAAGGCTTGTCCGACTTCGCTACACCCACCGGCGAGCAGGGCGGCAACGTCAACGGAAAAGTCTTTTACGAAGGCCTGGTCAACGACATTGACTTCCTGATGTCCACACCGGGCAAGCCCTACCCGCATGAACAGCGTTGCACCGGCACCTACCCCACGGCAACCCAGGCATTCAATCCATTTCATGCCCAACTCGACCCCAATCGCATTGGCGCGGCGGGTCATTCTTACGGTGCAGGTGGTGTTAGTTGGGTGCAAAGCTACGGCGCGCCCGACAGCCGACCCTGGCCGGGCTTGCTCAGCCCCACCAACCCGCTGAAAGCCATTGTGGCCTGGGATGCACTGGGCTCAAGAAACACGCCTGCAGCCGCCACGCTGACCAGTCTGATCGACAGCAGCACTGTGAACCGGCTTCCACTTGTCGGCTTGTTGACCATGCCACAAGACGCACCACCCATTAGCCCGCGCGTACCCGCTTTGGGCTTCACCTCGGAATACGGATTCACCCCGGTGCCCTTCGTGCGCAACATGCCACGCGATGAACATCTGGCCGGCTTCAAGGAATGGTCTGCAGCCAATGTGCCTGCCTTCAACATCACGATTGCGGGCAGCACGCACCTGGACTATTCACCGGGTCCCGCGCTGCCTGCAAGCTCCTGGTGCAAGGAAATCAAAAACAACGCCTGCGTGGGCGGGTGGGCTCAACCCATGATCACCCACTACACAGTGGCCTGGTTTGACCGCTTCTTGAAAGTGCCTGGAGAAAAGGGATTCGCAGATGCAGACGCACGCCTGCTGGATGACGCCACATGGGCTGAACGAATGAGCTTTCATTTTGCAAGCGCCAGAAAATTCAGCACCCGGGACGGTCGCAGGGTGGCGACGGAAGACATACGCTTGAGCTACGCAGAGAAATAA
- a CDS encoding QsdR family transcriptional regulator — MGTTIEKSIEAIFLSQVPELSPRASQVVDAACLQFEMCHRVDLVELAQICEVNRATLYRWFGSRDALLAEVLWRLSMRIIYSVAKGIPGTSLSGLMLSIQGYLKIVSTHKGQIHFVKNEPEVAARVLFTGEYSIRNRLINILLVYLPRYRAFKEGDPQVKTLAVAIVRLGETFLYGDRLGDTEPQLEEYFKIIALLMANVMN; from the coding sequence ATGGGAACAACAATTGAAAAATCCATTGAGGCCATATTCCTCAGCCAGGTGCCGGAGCTTAGCCCGCGTGCCAGCCAGGTTGTGGATGCTGCTTGCCTGCAATTTGAAATGTGCCACCGCGTGGACCTTGTCGAGTTGGCGCAAATCTGCGAGGTGAATCGTGCCACCCTGTACCGGTGGTTTGGAAGTCGGGATGCTTTGCTGGCCGAAGTGTTGTGGCGTTTGTCGATGCGCATCATTTACTCGGTGGCCAAAGGCATACCGGGCACATCCTTGAGCGGTCTGATGTTGAGTATTCAGGGTTACCTGAAAATTGTCAGCACGCACAAGGGGCAAATTCATTTTGTAAAAAATGAACCCGAGGTGGCGGCGAGGGTTTTGTTCACTGGCGAATATTCAATACGAAATCGCCTGATCAATATTCTTCTGGTTTATTTGCCCCGGTACCGTGCTTTCAAGGAAGGTGATCCGCAGGTCAAAACCCTGGCTGTCGCCATTGTTCGCCTTGGGGAAACTTTTTTGTATGGTGACCGGTTGGGGGACACCGAGCCGCAACTGGAAGAATATTTCAAGATCATCGCCTTGTTGATGGCGAATGTCATGAATTGA
- a CDS encoding response regulator transcription factor — MDTVQVSFQMTSPVSELSRLTDSDSSERLNDALNHHLSPRQTQVLLLMLQGHSRSEIAKHLNVSARTVDTTRARMMVKLKAKSNTELAIKAFELCNSVTA, encoded by the coding sequence ATGGACACGGTTCAGGTGAGCTTCCAGATGACCTCCCCCGTTTCAGAACTGTCGAGATTGACCGACAGCGACAGTTCTGAAAGGCTGAATGATGCTTTGAATCATCATCTGTCACCACGGCAAACCCAAGTGCTCTTGCTAATGCTGCAAGGGCACAGCCGATCCGAAATTGCCAAACACTTGAATGTTTCTGCAAGAACTGTCGACACAACTCGGGCAAGAATGATGGTCAAGCTGAAAGCCAAGTCCAACACCGAGTTGGCGATCAAAGCGTTCGAGCTTTGTAACAGCGTCACTGCATAG
- a CDS encoding TonB-dependent receptor family protein: MFARSTSECHRSRSPFKPTALAFAAATLALCSQAVNANSTESTLATVEVIGSEENLIKLPGSANIISQTDLDNSRAFTVNEVLRKVPGVTVRDEEGFGLRPNIAIRGLNPTRSTKVTLLEDGLPLSYAPYGDNASYYHPMIDRYSRIEVLKGSSALLFGPQTVGGVINYITPTPRQEFGGSLQGTLGNRDYFNGRIGLGGGGFNLDYVRKQGQGARDNTNHELDDLNLKYAFSIDERNALTLRASYYQERSQVTYAGLTQAEFERFGGQYNPFENDRFDIERIGTSATHDFSLNDNATLTTSIYYFQFDRDWWRQASNSQDAQCGGAFNNARLAGQAVDVNSCNSNQGRLRYYETYGIEPRLTVAHSAGEFQAGVKAHFEDQDRRQINGSSPTARSGVVVENNLRNTQAYSAFVSNRFDINQFSITPIARYESIDVERLNQLDGSQGATQISAFTPGIGVTWNPSPTLTVFSSLHEGFAPPRVEDLIGTAGTVTEVDAEQSTNFEVGVRTQLGETWTLQSAYFRTDFSNLIAVGSIAGGGTPLSQGKALFEGLEVNANGELGMGFLGRLAYTWLPTADQTEAFRNVSNGALVGVEGNRQPYAPRHTLTAALGYQQGKLRSELEAQYVGQQFSDFANTVAPTPDGQRGEIDAVAVWNMSLNYQFDKATTGFLSAKNLFDKTYITDRTRGIIVGMPRLLQVGVRYDF; this comes from the coding sequence ATGTTCGCCCGCAGTACCTCTGAATGCCACCGATCCCGCTCGCCGTTCAAACCCACAGCACTGGCTTTTGCAGCCGCAACTTTGGCACTGTGTAGCCAAGCCGTCAACGCCAACTCGACAGAATCAACGCTCGCTACAGTAGAGGTGATCGGCAGTGAAGAAAATCTGATCAAACTACCCGGGTCTGCAAACATCATTTCGCAGACAGACCTGGACAATTCACGCGCCTTCACAGTGAACGAGGTTTTACGCAAAGTACCTGGGGTGACTGTGCGAGATGAAGAGGGTTTTGGTTTGCGACCCAACATCGCAATTCGCGGCTTGAACCCCACACGCTCCACAAAGGTCACTTTGCTCGAAGATGGTTTGCCTTTGTCCTATGCCCCCTACGGTGACAATGCCAGTTACTACCACCCCATGATCGACCGCTACAGCCGCATTGAAGTGCTCAAAGGGTCGAGCGCCTTGTTGTTTGGTCCGCAAACTGTTGGTGGTGTCATCAACTACATCACCCCCACGCCACGACAGGAGTTTGGTGGCAGTCTGCAAGGTACGTTGGGAAACAGGGACTACTTCAATGGACGAATCGGGTTGGGTGGCGGTGGTTTCAACCTGGACTATGTCCGAAAACAAGGACAAGGCGCACGTGACAACACCAACCATGAACTGGATGACCTCAACCTGAAGTACGCGTTTTCGATTGATGAGCGCAACGCATTGACCTTGCGCGCCAGTTACTATCAGGAAAGATCTCAAGTCACCTACGCCGGACTGACCCAAGCGGAATTCGAACGTTTTGGCGGCCAATACAATCCGTTTGAAAATGACCGATTTGACATCGAGCGGATTGGCACATCTGCCACACACGATTTCTCGCTCAACGACAACGCCACGCTGACCACAAGCATTTACTACTTTCAGTTCGACCGCGACTGGTGGCGCCAGGCCAGTAACAGCCAGGATGCCCAATGCGGCGGCGCATTCAACAACGCACGGTTGGCAGGTCAGGCTGTTGATGTGAACAGCTGCAACTCAAACCAGGGGCGTCTTCGTTACTACGAGACATACGGCATTGAACCACGGTTGACTGTTGCTCACAGTGCGGGCGAATTTCAAGCCGGTGTCAAAGCACACTTTGAAGACCAAGACCGCAGGCAAATCAATGGCAGCAGCCCCACTGCCCGGTCTGGGGTTGTGGTCGAAAACAACCTGCGCAACACACAAGCCTATTCAGCTTTCGTATCCAATCGATTTGACATCAATCAATTCAGCATTACCCCGATTGCCCGCTACGAATCAATTGATGTGGAGCGCCTGAACCAGCTTGATGGCAGCCAGGGTGCAACGCAAATCAGCGCGTTCACTCCGGGTATTGGCGTGACCTGGAACCCCTCACCCACCCTCACGGTATTCTCCAGCTTGCATGAAGGTTTTGCACCGCCACGCGTTGAGGATTTGATTGGTACCGCAGGTACCGTCACGGAAGTTGACGCAGAGCAATCCACCAACTTTGAGGTGGGGGTACGTACCCAACTTGGCGAGACATGGACCTTGCAAAGCGCTTATTTCCGCACCGATTTCAGCAACCTGATTGCAGTGGGGTCCATTGCTGGCGGCGGTACACCCTTGTCACAAGGCAAAGCATTGTTTGAAGGACTTGAAGTGAACGCCAACGGTGAATTGGGCATGGGCTTTCTCGGAAGACTGGCCTACACCTGGCTACCCACAGCAGACCAGACAGAGGCATTCCGGAATGTTTCGAATGGTGCGCTTGTTGGCGTAGAAGGTAACCGCCAACCCTATGCGCCAAGGCACACGCTTACCGCGGCACTTGGCTACCAGCAAGGCAAGCTGCGTAGTGAATTGGAAGCACAGTATGTGGGTCAGCAGTTCTCAGATTTTGCCAACACCGTAGCGCCCACGCCAGACGGACAGCGGGGTGAAATTGATGCCGTAGCCGTGTGGAACATGAGCTTGAATTATCAGTTTGACAAGGCCACGACAGGTTTCTTGAGTGCAAAAAACCTGTTCGACAAAACCTACATCACCGACCGCACACGTGGAATTATTGTAGGAATGCCGAGGCTGTTGCAGGTTGGGGTACGCTACGATTTTTAA
- the glmM gene encoding phosphoglucosamine mutase, whose product MSRQYFGTDGIRGTVGQSPMVPDFVLRLGQAAGTVLGKYETDGRRPRVLIGKDTRVSGYLLESCLEAGFTSVGVDVVMVGPMPTAGVAYLARALNMSAGVVISASHNPYQDNGIKFFSGEGTKLPDAWEMEIEAQLALDAPCKSSEELGKAKRLNDAAGRYIEFCKGTFPRDKHLRGLKIVVDCANGAAYQIAPAVFRELGADVVVLADQPDGLNINRGVGATYPDFVAKAVLEHRADYGFALDGDADRLICVDGTGRVYNGDELLFALVAERLHMQGKVDGVVGTLMTNLGLELTLGKLGVPFERAKVGDRYVFEKLQANGWQLGGESSGHLLVLDRHSTGDGIVSALQVLRAVRNLDKPLGDILMPVAMLPQVLKNARLPVGYDWASDIKVQGVCEQVRADLGANGRLLIRPSGTEPVLRVMVETADRDVADKLVERILLALPKIE is encoded by the coding sequence ATGAGCAGACAATATTTTGGTACAGACGGTATTCGCGGCACAGTGGGCCAGTCCCCGATGGTTCCTGATTTTGTTTTGCGCTTGGGGCAGGCTGCCGGCACGGTGCTGGGCAAGTACGAAACCGATGGCCGTCGGCCCCGAGTTTTGATTGGCAAGGACACCCGCGTCAGCGGCTACTTGCTGGAGTCTTGCCTTGAGGCGGGTTTCACATCCGTTGGTGTGGATGTGGTCATGGTGGGACCCATGCCCACAGCAGGTGTGGCGTATTTGGCGCGTGCCTTGAACATGTCGGCCGGCGTGGTGATCAGTGCTTCGCACAACCCCTACCAGGACAACGGAATCAAGTTTTTTTCAGGCGAAGGCACCAAGCTGCCCGACGCCTGGGAAATGGAAATTGAAGCGCAGTTGGCCTTGGATGCACCTTGCAAGTCTTCAGAAGAGCTTGGAAAAGCGAAGCGTTTGAATGATGCGGCGGGCCGCTACATCGAGTTTTGCAAGGGTACTTTTCCGCGCGACAAGCACTTGCGTGGTCTGAAAATTGTGGTGGATTGCGCCAACGGTGCGGCCTATCAAATTGCGCCAGCCGTTTTCCGTGAACTGGGTGCAGACGTGGTGGTGCTGGCGGACCAGCCGGATGGTTTGAACATCAACCGGGGCGTGGGTGCCACCTATCCCGACTTCGTTGCCAAAGCGGTGCTGGAACACAGGGCCGATTACGGTTTCGCGCTGGACGGCGATGCAGACAGGTTGATCTGCGTGGACGGCACGGGGCGTGTCTACAACGGTGACGAACTTCTTTTCGCGCTGGTGGCCGAGCGTTTGCACATGCAGGGCAAGGTCGACGGGGTAGTGGGCACCTTGATGACCAATTTGGGCCTTGAGTTAACACTGGGCAAGCTGGGTGTGCCGTTTGAACGCGCCAAGGTCGGTGACCGCTACGTGTTTGAGAAGTTGCAAGCCAATGGCTGGCAACTGGGCGGTGAGAGTTCTGGCCACTTGTTGGTATTGGATCGCCATTCCACTGGCGACGGCATTGTCAGCGCTTTGCAGGTGCTACGCGCCGTTCGCAATTTGGACAAGCCCTTGGGGGACATCTTGATGCCGGTTGCCATGTTGCCGCAGGTTCTGAAAAATGCGCGTTTGCCTGTGGGCTACGACTGGGCCAGTGACATCAAGGTGCAGGGTGTGTGTGAACAAGTAAGGGCTGATCTGGGTGCGAATGGCCGTTTGTTGATTCGCCCATCGGGTACGGAGCCTGTGTTGCGTGTGATGGTGGAAACTGCGGATCGGGATGTGGCGGATAAGTTGGTTGAGCGTATTCTTTTGGCTTTGCCAAAGATTGAGTAA